The Eleginops maclovinus isolate JMC-PN-2008 ecotype Puerto Natales chromosome 10, JC_Emac_rtc_rv5, whole genome shotgun sequence nucleotide sequence TAAAGCTGATTAATTACGAGTGTGGGAGTCGGTCTGACAGTGTAATGACTACCTCTCTGACACACCTCCTCACCCTGCCATCACCCTATAAAGGTCCAGAAGTGGAGAGGGGTGACAGACTTGGGCATCCAACAATCAGCAAGAGACTTCGAATGGTTtactccaaaataaacagcagcttTTGGGATCTTCTTAGTGGTAAGTTTCAACTTGTTTAAAGTCTTTTTTATAGTTACCTATCTTGATATCTCCTTTCACAATCTTCTGTCTGTATTGTTACGACCAAGATGGTGTTGGACAGATCATTTGTTGTAATCAATTCTGATCAGGACAGGATGTTTTCTTCAGCATCactcatgttttgttttttttgccacacAGGCCAGTGCGGTATGGAAATAGCCgttttgctgctgctgactgTGCCTTTGAGTGCTGCCACGCCACTTAGACCGACGCACAGGTCAGTGAAAACATCAGTAAATATACAACTAATGATGGAAGTGAAAGACAGACAGTAACCATAATGGTGTGTCAACCACCGCTTGTTAATctttaatggaatattaaaacacttctgccttaaaaaaaaaacaatgttggaAGACCTGTCAACAAATGGTCATCTATACTTAACAGTAATGAAAATCAGGGGTGTTTTGTGCATGCCTGTATTCATAAGTACCTGTTTTCTGATGGTCTTGTGCAGGTCGGAAGCAGACACTGTGCTCACAGGGGACTCTATCCAGACTTCAGGGGTGAAAAGGTCAGAGGACACAGATGAGCAGCATGCTCCAGCACTGAGGATCATCCCATTTCATTCAGAAATCCAGAATCCAGACCTGGAGGCACTGAAACACAGGTACGAAGGAGCATATACTCAAAATAAAGCAAGACTGATACACAGTGAGAAAATACAGAAGTACCAGTACATGGAATAGTTGAACACTTCCTATCTCCTAACATATCACATTAAATGTCAAATGATTTATGCAGCAAGAATACTGTAGTGTTTATTTTAGTTCTACTAATTATGACTGAGGGCAAAACCGAAATTGTAGGttggtgatttattttaaactagtTATTGtcaaggtttttgtttttaaatgtatgggATGTTATAGCCCAATTTCAATTTCTTGTTCTCCTTTATTGACAGAATGGCAGTGAAGTTGCGTCCTCGGCGTGCACCTCAGCGTGGATGCCAGTTTGGGACATGCCAGCTTCACAACCTGGCCAACACTTTATACCACATCAGCAACACGGATGGAAAAGAAAAGTCGAAAAAGGCCAAAGACCCGCAGGGATTCGGCAAATAGGGCCAAGAGGAATGACCGCACTTAAGGACTGATAACATGGAGAGTTCTCAACAAAGTCTCCATTTTTCTACAACCAAATATCTGTTTCTGTTCTGACTGACTGGTACTTTATAAGGATGTATGCTCATTAACCACATAGAATGTGGATGTGTTATTACTGTGTGAAATGCTTGAtcatattactttaaaaaatataaattctataataaatatttaatataagaAAGTGTGTGgagtcacattttaaaaccttcAAGGGCACTGGATGCATcttttaaaacatcttaaaatagCTTTATATGGATtacatgtgatttttttaaatcatttttatttacctGAATGACCACATATTTGTATATCCTGTAAAAGGATACTGCATTTTAAGGTGTATGGATGATTGAATTATATGCCCCACGTGATATTTTTAGgcaacctttaaaaaacaaacttctcAATGCCCATGCACATGTCTTCAATCGTCCCGCCAGCTACAGTGGtgtcaaaatatgtcattagcggaggtggaagaagtactcagatcctttagttgggtaaaagtagaaatactataGTCttaaatactctgttaaaagtaaaaatctTAAGTGTGAATGTACACAAGAAGTATCAGCCAAATGTTCTTACGGAATCAAAAGTGTTATATTATCCTGTTTTTAATCACTAACtatgcattttaatgttgtagtttgGCAATGTGAAGCCAATTTGAGATAATACTAGGTAGTTTAGTAGCGCaatcacacatactgtataagcaAATCACATTGAATATGTAAAAAGTAAATTGTAAGTATGAGTGTTAAACAAATGTAGTATAGTAGAATGACCAACTTTGCTTCCAAATGTAGTagggtaaaagtaaaaagtagtaTGAAATAGAAGTAAGTCAAATAATACTTAAGTATGGTACTTGAATAAATGCACTTAGTTTCTGTCCTCCACTGGTGATCAGTGGCCAAGAGTTTTTTTCCCTCACTTGAAGGGGACATTAATTAGAAGTTTATAATCAGCAGCTCTCAGACAGTAGTGTGGACTGACTCCTCCTATTTTCAAAGTTTGGAGAAACATAGTTGCAAATAGTGTGCCTCTAGTGAAACCACTCCTTCAcctgtgtgtggtgtgtctgCTCCACACCTTGTTTCCTATCTAGCTGCTCAGAAATGTTTGGAAATGGCTCTTCCATAGCTTCAGACCTAATCAACCCATTATATTAGCCTACTCACTATAACATGGGCAGACCTAAATGAAGTGAAGTCTTTCTTCTCCTATTATCTCTGACTGGGGAACATAGAAAGGAAACACAATGAGAGACacaggagaaggaggagtaGGCGACGAAGACAAAATCGGCAAAACTGAGAAAGACCAGGTAGGCTTGAAATCTCTCAGCTCCTGACGTAATGTGATGGAAGTTTTTATACAGTAACTGTTTAATAAAAGAGGAATTTAAGTGGAAGTTGTGATGCAAGTTGTGGCTGGCTGCGATTCCCCGAGAGGCTTAGTCACGGTGACGCAAAGGGCAAACAGCAGAATCAGCTGGTCGTGTCGGAGCTAATACTCACGTTTTATGATGGACAACAGAAAGTAGCattgcagctgtgtgtgtgtgtgtaaacagacCCGCAGTTTCTCCCAAATGTAGCTACAACCAGCTTGTGTGTGCTCATGTCAGTTGATCATTGTCAAACCGGCGGAAGTTAAGCTAGCTCACTTTGTTGCGGAAGAGACATGACCGGTTAAAATGTAACACTAACGACTCATTTGCCGGTTAGTGTCATTAGTGTGGCAAAAAGCTTCGGTGGGTTACTTACTACCTACCTAACCTTACTCTAACTTTATTTATGTTAACTCTTGACTGTGAAAACAAAGATAAGAGTACGCCCCTTATTGTACTGTACACTGCCCTTCACCAGCTAACGTTGTATTAACATAAGTAGCAGTGGAAGAaatattcagatgctttacttgagttaaagtaccACTACATTATTGTCTAAATACTTAATTTTActgttgtaaacaaacaaagttcTTATCAGAGGTGAAATAAGTACTCACAGTacatcttgtacttaagtaaaagtcctacaagtcctgcattcaaaatgttactcaagtaaaattaCAATTAGCAACTAAATTTACTTTAAATACgataagtaaaagtacataataCGCATATTggcccattttagaataatatattaTGTTCTGATAAAATTATTATTGAGACATTAATTTGTTCTTACAGCTAAAGGagcagctagttttaattacagtatactgcagggtagcttgtgaatttactcaaGGTGtgttatttaatgttatttctatttcaaatgaatccaaatctgcaaagtaaccaaaggtaaataaatgtagtggagtaaaagtacacaatttacctctgattTATAGTTGGGTACAAGTacaaagtacaagtatctcaaaagtgTTCTTATGTaccgtacttgagtaaatcaacttagttactttacatgcAGTTGATGACTTTgtaagcagtggtggaaaaagtagtCAGATCCCctttttaagtaaatgtactaaaaCCACAGTCTTAAAATATTCCAttgcaagtaaaagtactgagttcaaaatggtacttaagtaaaagtacagaattATTATCAGCTTAAGATAGCTTGAAGTTAAAGCCTAACAAAGATAGCCGCTATTAATACCGGGAGACAAACACccaaatgataaaacaaatatatatttagaaaacaataattttgTCTCTGTTCTCACGACAAATATTTTCACTTGAAAGCTAATAACAAAGCTGCATTCCCTGTAGGTGTGCCAGGGCTCAGGTAAGTGATTGGGCCAAATGCTTCACTTTCCAGTCCAGTTTCCTACCGTGTTAAAACGTGTCCAGTGGGGCCCCTGCGTACTTGTGCAGCTGTACTGCAGAATGTTCCTTCATGTATGCACAGAAGATACCTGTGTAGAGTAGTGGCCTACGtgccaaccacacacactcttgcacaCACTTTAGAAACTTGGGCTGAAACTACAGCACCATGTCAGAAGTCACAGCCAGGTGTTCAGACACAGAACATCTCACCAGCTTATCACCATCTCTGAGCCAAAGTCAAAGTTTctcacatttaacattttcctaCGCTCTACAGCTACATGATTTCCAGGCATAAACGGGTAgggatattgtttaaaatgttaacagcATGTGTTTAATTTCAGTGTGTTAaccttttgaaaacattttcagagttGGATCCCAAAGATCATCAAGAAGAGAGTGTGCACCACCTTTGTAGAAGATTCTTTGAGGTAGGGTGAACTCTGTGTAGCACATTCCTCTGTGATAGTAATGTCTGTATATTGTGGCGATGCGTCAGGATGATCATGTTTTCGCATGCATTTAATCCCCTCACCTCTTTCAGTAATGGAGCGCGGTGTCAGTGCggtggggagagagagaccaTGGTTCTGTTGCTCTTGGAGACTTCTTCAGCACAGCGATGGTCAACCGCTGGGACAGCGCCCAGCACTCCTCTGAATATCCCACTGATGCCTTTGGAGAGTTGCAGTTTGCAGGATCCAGCAAGAGACATAGCTATGTGGGTGGCTTTTGGCTCAGTTCTGTTCTCTGGCTCATTTAATGATTTTCTCTATATTCTCAGATATTGTGATCAAATCTTTTCTGTTTATTAAGACAAATATGTTTCCAATGCACCAACTCTGTAGTACCTACTGCTGCACCTGAACACAAAGGGATCATATCTTACTGATACGCTCCATTACCATAAATAACCCACATTTATTATACAATcaagcacacatttaaaaactaaattaaagtcaaagttgtcaactttttgaatgtttgaatgtttttttgtctcttttgggATATCAGTTCCTGCGTCTGTCATGGGACACCCATCCTTCTATGGTTTACACCCTGATGACGGCCCACTGGGGTCTTCCATCTCCTAACCTTGTGGTCTCTATAGTGGGTGGAGAAGGCAGGACAAAGGTGAAGACTTGGGTACGAGAAGTCATCAGGCAGGGACTGGTGAAAGCCTCACAAAGCACAGGTAAACATTGTGAAAGTCAAATGTACTTTGAAGTAGCTTAACTGCAAACACGGCTACCAAAGTGGGTCATAGGTTGCACGCCagtttaacccataaacacttTTATCAGTGTGACTTTAAAATTCCTTGTGAAGCTTGTGAAGCGATTTGTGTACAGCCAGCATATGATGTCGTCAGTTACAGACTGGTCCACTTTACatatcaaataattgttttgatgGGTGTGCCCTTAATTCTGGAAAACTGCACCTAGAATTTaatattgcattgtttttcGCCAATAATGCAATATATAACACGTTTTAAAACAATCttacatttcatattaatattttacctgtataaaacaaatgcttctaaagacattttactttatgtGTCTATCCTTTTATAGCAGTATTTGTTACTGTATTTTCCTTATggtaattataatattttgcCTTCCTCCTTTAAATTGGAATCAGCAcaatttttattattgtgtaatttagatagagagagatcctatcttctaaaatgtgtaaatatttttgagTAACCATCTAATAAGGCGTTTTATTGGATGACATATGCCACATACTCATGGTGCTTTTAGCAGGAAAATTGCCGCTGTTACAAAATGTTGTAGCAGTATACTACAGAATGTGACTCCCTGAGGTCCGATCCTAATTTGGTACTACAATGGCTGTTTCCTCCTCGCTACTGTGCGAGGTGCAGGTGGCAAACAGCGATACTGATTTGCTGTCAACAGGTCACTTTAACAAGATGTCTCCAAACACATTGTTTATACACAACACTGTGTACATGGATAGTGTGTACCAACAAGCACTGTTGACATGGACATAACATATCAAAACAGTATTGAACATTAcgtaataatgttttttaaagcttccGATGGTCAGATGCTACTACAGAGATGCTGGgttttccatttatttaatctgaataaACATGTAAGcatattaacatttcatttaaagagtTTAGTTAAATATGTCTTAGTCATTTACTTGATAAACAAAGAGGTAAAAATGTTCGCTTCAAACAGCAAAACCATCCAGGTTCTTGTATCTTCTCACCTTCACTGTTTGTCTGCTCTTCCCAGGAGCGTGGATCCTGACGGCAGGCCTGCGCGAAGGCATCGGCAGGTGTGTTGGAGAGGCTGTGAGGGATCATGCCACCGCAGCGTCGTCGGTGTCCCTCAACAAGGTGGTGGCGCTGGGCATCGCTCCCTGGGGACTGGTGCAAAACCGAGAGCAGCTGGTCAACGCTCAGGTTGTACAGGTTTTCATGTActtcatttacaaatgtatacTAATTATTCTAAATTAGAGTTACCAAGTTTAATGGGTGGAATCATGTCCTGTATTACAAGCACACCTTGTAATTGACTATGTATTATTCAGCAGATATTGACTTTGAAAGACACCCTGCTAAGCCATAACTCCTTGGATTCTTCCTCTTACAGGGCAGCTTTCCTGCTAACTACATCCAAGGCACTTCCCAGGACTCCTGCAGCCTGGACAACAACTACCAGGCCTTCCTGCTGGTGGACGACGGGAGTGTTGGGCGCAGGCAAGAGACTGGATTCAGGGCCAAACTGGAGGACTACATCTCCCATCAGCGCACAGGCATTTGGGGTGAGAGATAAtatgaagaaataaaatgtttggtaTTATATGTAGTATCAGAAtagaggattttttttcttcctgatttaaaatgtgaccCTAATGACTGAAGGAAGGTGGactttaatcattttaattccTTAATTGCCGGTAAAACTGGTTTTGGAGAACCATGCATGAGGAATGATGATGTTATTTCTTGACAGATTTGCCTGAATAAATGGCACATCTTCATCTTTTCTTCTGCTGCTATTATCTCTAGTTTTCCTTTCACTAATACTTCAGAAGTGTAtgtaaagaaaactaaaatatgtcCAAAGACCACAGTGCTCTTTCACCGATGAAGCTCATCGATCACCTCTTGTGGTGACCTCTAATTTGATGTTATGTTGAAAAAAGTATCCTTTGGtatctgcaggatgaaatccTTTGCATGTCACTGCGGGAATCTCACTCACGGCTTTTCAACGTGTTTAATCAAGGAGACATTTAGTCCAAATATTTAACAGAGTGCTCCCTCTGTGTTGTTGCCTCTCACGTTACATGGAAAATATGCACTTTGGTTGTGCCAAGTCCTGCATTCAGGATCTGATGTCTGCATTAAAGTGAAGTCTGCATAAACAAAGAATCTACCAATGCACTGCTGGaatgaatatgtttgtatttctgtagGCAGCGGCAGCATCGACATCCCGGTCTTATGCATGCTCATATCAGGGGAGGCAAGCATGCTGGAGGTACAGACACTGCTCTTCATACTGATTAATtaccacaaacacatgtttaggTTCATTTCAATAGCacaattaactttttttaaatgatggcttttgaatttctttttctccttttctaaTTTCCACCAGAGAGTGGATCTTTCTCTGAAAACCTCCATGCCCTGGCTGGTGCTGGCGGGCTCCGGAGGCCTGGCTGACTTCCTGAGCGATGTCCTGGAGAACCTGTCCTCGGCCCCGGCAGTCCAGTCCTCCGGAGAGGGGGACGGCGAGGCGGGTCCCAGCGTGGATCTGAAAGACAGAGTGGCAGAACGATTTAAGAAGCACTTCCCCACTGAAACGGATACGGACAAACTGGTCGAACGGGTAAGTGCTCTGGGCCGGTGTCATTGTGTTGCTTTCGACATGCAGTACAGGAAGGAGCTGTTTTTTCAGCAGCTGCTGGCTCAGATTGCTGTgacatttaacttttaaattCATGGCCTCATGTTTTTGAACAGATGACATCTTGACCTTTCTATTGAAGGCTATGCGGTCTAGATTTCAATATTACTCCCACCAGATATTTCAGCTTTCCAAAAAACATGCATATGCTCCCAAGTGGCAAAGCCTTTTCTCTTGAACCTAACCCTCAGGGAAAGCTAACATGTTaagctctgctgcagctgctttatttgtttgtatttgttgctCATGTCATCCAACACTTTATAATAGTTGGATTTAATGAACAATTATTGAGCCTGTACTGAGCCTGTAGACTAATAAGAGGATTATTTCTGTAATACAACAGCCCCAAATAGGATAAGCTGCATCTGACTAACCaataatgataacaaaaaaTGCCGCTAGTGATCCTCCAAAACTCCAGTCTTATCAAAATCATTCTTGTACAGGATATATCAAAATGCATTGTACAAAATTGGGCATTATCTGAGCTGCGCtgtctattttaaataaacgtTTGCCACGTCAGCGCCTAACACACTGCTCATGCTGCCTTCAAAGACTGTGTCTGGTTATTGAGCCTTTTATCAGTGCCTTCATGATTATTTAAACactaattaattaaaatgtgtctgctCCTGCTTGTTCAGTATCTTGGGACTTATTGGATACCCACTCTCAATCAATGGTTAATTATTACTGTTGATGCTTAGCTTCAAATGCCATCATCAAATCTTTAGGTGCCAGACATATTGCTCACTCAGGAGGCGACTTGACGAGATCATGGATTTGACAATTCCCTTTGTCACCAAATCTTTCCTCACTCTCTGCatatctgtttctttttttcagtatCACTATTGAGCTCAAATATTTGAAattcctgtctccttcttcTGCGTCTCCAGGCTCTGAGCATCTACCAAAACAGAGACTTCATAACCATCTACCATGGAGAGCAGGAGGGCCCGAATGAATTCGACACAGTTCTGCTCAAAGCCCTGGTGGGAGGTACACGCATCTCTttatacatttgataaaaatgctgttttagaTGGCAACCTGTCTTTAATTTGATGTTTTGTGTTGGATTCTGTGTTTTTCAGCCAGTAAGCATCGCGCGTCAGTTGATGACAGCCCTTACAATGAAGAGCTGAAGCTGGCGGTCACATGGAACAGGGTCGACATCGCCAAGAGTGAACTCTTCAATGGAGACATCCAATGGAGGGTGAGGGGGGAAAAGACATCACATGGGATGTTACAGTCAGAAAATACTACcactgtaatgtaaatgtattatgaGTAGTGTTAGGGCACAATGAATTCAAATTTATTCGAAATAGCAACAACAGTGAAGTTCAATATTGAAATTGCAAGAGTCATAATACTAGACTACAAATCGTATTCTTcagacttaaaaacaaatacctttGTTGGGTACAGATCTTCTTAAAGAAATCTCATCATGCATATCTttcaataataatgacaatcattttgtaaacatttctcCACAATTGTGAATCATATTGCAATAGCAGTCAAAATAGTCacactttcttattttttataaatctcgCAGCCCTATTTTATAGCCCTTTTGATAAATAGGCTACAGCACTTAAAGTTCTGTTCTGCAGTGATATTGGTACGCATTAAGTATTGACCTTATATTGAACCCTTTTTCCATCCCTATAGTATCAAGACTTGAAAGACTCCATGACGGACGCCCTGGTCAACGACAAGCCACAGTTTGTGCGTCTCTTCGCGGAGAATGGCCTCAACATTCTGGAGTACCTGACTTACGGCCAGCTGGAGAGCCTCTACCGCTCCGTGGCTGACGGGACGGTGCTCTACCAGTTGCTTCAGCGCCACCTAGTGGAGCGGCTGGGGTCTGCAGCCACTGCGCCGACATTCAACCTGCAGGACACCAAAGTGGCAGCAGAGAACGTGCACGGTGGCAGAGTGACAGAGATCAGCCTTTTTGAGGTTGGTTTCTTCTGAGAAAAGAGACACAGTCCAGGCAAATACAAAGAAAACTTGTTTACACTTAAATCTTTACGCCCTTCTTTCTTCAGGTTGCAAGGGTCCTGGAACTGTTGATGGGGGATGTCTGCCAGCCGTTTTACTACGAAGCTTTGGGAATAGAACAGATCTCCTCCAAGAGGAGAGCTCTTAGGGTAACTTTACTTAATAAATAGACAGATATCAAAGTAAATACACAAATGACATGGACCTGCAGCTTCCAGAATTAATCTGACACCCCCTCCCCTGCTTCCTTTCATCCATCCCAGCGTGCCAGTAAGATGCTGCGAGGAGACTGCCTGTATCGGGAGAAGCGCTGCCTCTTCCCGTGGGCTTCACTTTTCATCTGGTCTGTCCTCCAAAACCGCAGCGAGATGTCCACTTTCTTCTGGGAGATGGTAAGACTTTGAACCAACTGACTGATACAGGAAAGAGATGTTGATGAACATCCCATTCTTCGCAAAAATATTGTGTCATTGACAGTTTTTAATGCCCTGAGTTTCTTTGCTGTCTTTCTCAGGCAGGGGAGTCGGTGCTGAGTGCACTGAGTGGCTGTAAGATCCTGAGGGAAATGTCCAAGCTGGAGGGCGAGACTGAGGCCAAAATGTCCATGAAAGAGCTGGCCCAAAGGTTTGAGAACCTGGCACATGGTGAGAGCATTAACTACTTTTcatttgacaaaatgtatttatatataaactGAGTGAGCGTACGAGAGAGTGACAAAGAGATGGAAGGAAGTTTTGGAGCTACTTTTCTCGTCTCTGTTTAATCACAGTATTGCATGTTGGTAATGCC carries:
- the LOC134871281 gene encoding LOW QUALITY PROTEIN: transient receptor potential cation channel subfamily M member 4-like (The sequence of the model RefSeq protein was modified relative to this genomic sequence to represent the inferred CDS: inserted 1 base in 1 codon); this encodes MRDTGEGGVGDEDKIGKTEKDQSWIPKIIKKRVCTTFVEDSLSNGARCQCGGEREXHGSVALGDFFSTAMVNRWDSAQHSSEYPTDAFGELQFAGSSKRHSYFLRLSWDTHPSMVYTLMTAHWGLPSPNLVVSIVGGEGRTKVKTWVREVIRQGLVKASQSTGAWILTAGLREGIGRCVGEAVRDHATAASSVSLNKVVALGIAPWGLVQNREQLVNAQGSFPANYIQGTSQDSCSLDNNYQAFLLVDDGSVGRRQETGFRAKLEDYISHQRTGIWGSGSIDIPVLCMLISGEASMLERVDLSLKTSMPWLVLAGSGGLADFLSDVLENLSSAPAVQSSGEGDGEAGPSVDLKDRVAERFKKHFPTETDTDKLVERALSIYQNRDFITIYHGEQEGPNEFDTVLLKALVGASKHRASVDDSPYNEELKLAVTWNRVDIAKSELFNGDIQWRYQDLKDSMTDALVNDKPQFVRLFAENGLNILEYLTYGQLESLYRSVADGTVLYQLLQRHLVERLGSAATAPTFNLQDTKVAAENVHGGRVTEISLFEVARVLELLMGDVCQPFYYEALGIEQISSKRRALRRASKMLRGDCLYREKRCLFPWASLFIWSVLQNRSEMSTFFWEMAGESVLSALSGCKILREMSKLEGETEAKMSMKELAQRFENLAHDVFSSCYRSDESRSFTLLIRKSPVWGGTTCLQMGMGADARLFFSHDGVQSLMSQIWWGDMKRSTEVWKLLLTFFCPFLCYTNLISFRKHDDPHQEDEGKPNEDGPGRDSDSLYGATIFSFSDIKHIEEDAQGYNSPRTATIKGVPHTRRPPKRPFIVSRWRQFWFAPVTSFLGNVIMYFLFLLLFAYVLLVDFLPPPPAGPAVTEYVLYFWIFTIVCEEIRETFFLGTKTWRQRIRVYIQDMWNKCDLVAITLFIIGVIFRMFKMSYELGRDILCVDYMVFTLRLIHIFAIHKQLGPKIIIVGKMMKDIFFFLFFLMVWLMAYGVANQALLYSYDPSLDRIFRRVFYRPYLHIFGQIPVEEMDVGKIWDMPCTHNVTLIKMGEEPCRTMVSNWLVVILLIVYLLVTNILLINLLIAMFSNTFSEVQGNSDIYWKFQRYNLIVQYHSRPSLAPPFIIVSHINLFIKRIIRKVPSIKIYHFVLQLKGKAANRLMTWETIQKEDFLTAQNKVQKSSDTERLKRMSVKVDGVLKHMTESRDFDHRLRALENEMEYCSSALSWIVDTLSQGSTFKPPRPPPTIREAFPSSHNTA